One Ricinus communis isolate WT05 ecotype wild-type chromosome 2, ASM1957865v1, whole genome shotgun sequence DNA segment encodes these proteins:
- the LOC8262994 gene encoding eukaryotic translation initiation factor 5: protein MALQNIGASNSDDAFYRYKMPKMITKIEGRGNGIKTNVVNMVDIAKALARPAAYTTKYFGNELGAQSKFDEKTGTSLVNGAHDTPKLAGLLENFIKKYVQCYGCGNPETEIVITKTQMINLKCAACGFVSDVDMRDKLTTFILKNPPEPKKGAKDKKAMRRAEKERLKEGEFADEEQKKHKKETIKKKGPTVSSKDITKGTSSRKKGNGSDEDHSPTRSLPDENDQLTADDDEDDGDVQWQTDTSLEAAKQRIQEQLSTVTADMVMLTTDEEKAKSAKKSPEREVKVHENGSKSNGSQEGLVHEIKAHLKKGSSPSQLKSYLSSLSGTSQEVMNALFAALFEGVEKGFSKEVTKRKKYLAAATQEEGSQIVLLHAIESFFAKLSPEATKEVSLVLKVLYDNDVLEEDFILAWYQKGLSGSNKNSAVWKYVKPFVEWLENAESESEEE, encoded by the coding sequence ATGGCGTTGCAAAATATTGGTGCTTCCAACAGTGATGATGCCTTTTATAGGTATAAGATGCCAAAAATGATAACCAAGATTGAGGGTAGGGGAAATGGCATCAAAACTAACGTGGTTAACATGGTTGATATTGCAAAGGCCTTGGCTAGACCTGCTGCCTACACCACAAAATATTTTGGTAATGAGCTCGGAGCACAATCCAAATTTGATGAGAAGACTGGAACTTCACTTGTAAATGGAGCTCATGATACTCCAAAGCTTGCTGGGCTACTCGAGAACTTTATCAAGAAGTATGTTCAGTGCTATGGTTGTGGGAACCCTGAAACTGAGATAGTGATTACGAAGACACAGATGATCAATCTGAAGTGTGCTGCTTGTGGGTTTGTCTCTGATGTTGATATGAGGGACAAGCTCACAACATTTATTCTCAAGAACCCGCCTGAGCCTAAAAAGGGAGCCAAAGACAAGAAGGCTATGAGAAGGGCTGAGAAGGAACGGCTTAAAGAGGGTGAATTTGCTGATGAGGAGCAGAAAAAGCACAAAAAGGAAACAATAAAGAAGAAAGGTCCCACTGTCAGTTCTAAAGATATCACAAAAGGCACTTCTTCCAGGAAGAAGGGCAATGGCTCAGATGAGGATCACTCCCCAACTCGTAGCCTGCCCGATGAAAATGACCAATTGACagctgatgatgatgaagatgatggtgATGTCCAATGGCAAACAGATACTTCATTGGAGGCAGCTAAACAACGCATCCAGGAGCAGCTGAGTACTGTTACTGCAGATATGGTAATGCTAACAACTGATGAAGAGAAAGCAAAGTCGGCAAAGAAGTCTCCAGAACGTGAGGTTAAGGTTCATGAGAATGGCTCTAAAAGCAACGGCAGCCAAGAAGGGCTTGTTCACGAGATAAAGGCGCATCTGAAAAAGGGGTCTTCTCCAAGCCAGCTGAAATCCTACTTGAGTTCACTCTCTGGGACATCTCAAGAAGTTATGAACGCCCTGTTTGCTGCCCTGTTTGAGGGGGTCGAGAAAGGTTTTTCTAAAGAGGTAACCAAAAGGAAGAAATATCTCGCAGCAGCCACTCAAGAGGAGGGATCACAAATTGTTTTGCTTCATGCGATTGAGTCTTTCTTTGCTAAGTTGAGCCCCGAGGCAACAAAAGAAGTATCATTGGTTCTGAAAGTGCTGTATGACAATGATGTGCTGGAAGAGGACTTTATCCTTGCATGGTACCAGAAGGGCCTGAGTGGCAGCAACAAAAACTCGGCAGTTTGGAAGTATGTCAAGCCTTTTGTGGAGTGGCTTGAGAATGCAGAGTCGGAATCAGAGGAGGAATGA